A portion of the Glycine max cultivar Williams 82 chromosome 10, Glycine_max_v4.0, whole genome shotgun sequence genome contains these proteins:
- the LOC100815702 gene encoding NDR1/HIN1-like protein 10 → MSHLNGAYYGPAVPPPKSYHRPSHGGGGRDGCCCGCLSCFCGCIFDCILGLICKILTTIIIILAVLAFLFWFIVRPNVIKFHVTDASLTRFDYTTNNTLHYDLTLNVSIRNPNRRVGVYYDQIEALALYEDVLFGNLTLGSFYQHHKNTTFVSPIFKGQRVTPLAKVQVSEFDKEKGSGVYTIDLKLFMTVRFKFLLFKSGSLKPKIRCALHVPLKSRNATTSPDAAFQPTECDWDYGKKWWIH, encoded by the coding sequence ATGTCCCATCTAAACGGCGCCTACTACGGCCCCGCCGTTCCCCCGCCGAAATCCTACCACCGTCCCTCCCACGGCGGCGGCGGCCGCGACGGCTGCTGCTGCGGCTGCCTGAGCTGCTTCTGTGGCTGCATCTTCGACTGCATCCTCGGCCTAATCTGCAAGATCCTGACCACAATCATCATAATCCTGGCAGTTCTCGCTTTTCTGTTCTGGTTTATCGTGCGCCCCAACGTGATCAAATTCCACGTCACAGACGCCTCCCTCACGCGCTTCGACTACACCACCAACAACACTCTCCACTATGACCTCACTCTCAACGTGTCGATCCGCAACCCGAACCGCAGGGTCGGCGTCTACTACGATCAAATCGAAGCGCTCGCGCTGTACGAGGATGTTTTGTTCGGGAACCTGACATTGGGTTCTTTCTACCAGCACCACAAGAACACCACCTTCGTGAGTCCCATTTTCAAGGGCCAGCGCGTGACTCCACTCGCCAAGGTCCAGGTTTCGGAGTTTGACAAGGAAAAGGGTTCTGGGGTTTACACCATAGATTTGAAGCTCTTCATGACGGTTCGGTTCAAGTTCTTGCTGTTCAAGAGTGGGAGTTTGAAGCCCAAGATTCGGTGTGCGTTGCACGTGCCACTGAAATCGCGTAACGCAACAACCTCTCCGGACGCTGCGTTTCAACCCACTGAGTGCGATTGGGATTACGGGAAAAAGTGGTGGATCCATTAG